The segment AATGTTCATGATGATACAAAGCGACCTCTTTGGAGAGTTCAAACACGCGATCATCCACCATCCATTCACTGCTTTGTTGCGCTTGGGTATGCAAATCGTGAAGCAGATCATAGCCATAGCGCGTGTGCGCTTGAACATAGGCCCGTTCCGGACCGTCAATCGGACCTGGGCGAAACAAGATGCTTCGTGTGATGGCGATTTTTCCGATGTCGTGCACCGAAGCTGCAATGACCGCACGGCGCACATCACACTCACTCCAGTGCAGATACTGTTCCGCCATATACTTTGTGTACATGGCCACTCTTTGTAAATGACTCAACAGATCAGGATCTGAGTATTCAGCCGCGTACGCAAGGCTTTGAAAATACATCTGCCAATACGACAAGAGAATGCTCTCTTGCTGTTCGCCAAAGACGGGATGAACCCACACTTCATGATCCACGCTGTCTAACCCTTCCATCACGTGCATGGGCACCTGGATTCCGCTGCGCTGCCTACCCCATGTTGTGATGATGTGATGATCCGCGGGACGATCGAGCAAAAAAAGGTGATAAGGAAGGCCCAGCATATCGTGATCGTCACAAC is part of the Sulfoacidibacillus ferrooxidans genome and harbors:
- a CDS encoding HD-GYP domain-containing protein, coding for MKPTILCVDEDGVLTSAQGHTRLLFGCDDHDMLGLPYHLFLLDRPADHHIITTWGRQRSGIQVPMHVMEGLDSVDHEVWVHPVFGEQQESILLSYWQMYFQSLAYAAEYSDPDLLSHLQRVAMYTKYMAEQYLHWSECDVRRAVIAASVHDIGKIAITRSILFRPGPIDGPERAYVQAHTRYGYDLLHDLHTQAQQSSEWMVDDRVFELSKEVALYHHEH